The following DNA comes from Triticum aestivum cultivar Chinese Spring chromosome 3D, IWGSC CS RefSeq v2.1, whole genome shotgun sequence.
AGATACAATCACTCCTTGGCTGCAGGATCACGAGGAAACTTTAAGGAAAGTGCACGCAATGGCTGGGAGGCAGAGGACCGACGCCCCGATCATTAAAGAGCACAACTTCAAATTTGCATCTTGATTCACTGAGCGAATTTGGGACAAACCACTGTCATCATACATTGCCAATGCAAACCTCATCTATGCATTAGCAGTTGTCCCCGCCAATTAGTTTTGAAAATAATAgcttttggtttaggtcatttgGTTCTTACAAAATTTATCCAAAATTAATCTTTTAAATCCCGTGAAACGCGCGGAGAAATCACCTAGTTGTCAAAGTTCCGGGCCCTGCACACATAATCCTTTGGCTTTTAAGTTAAACATCTACATTTTCAACTTTCAATATTGGtgtttgtcggggatataccccgcggtatgacccgaccggacttggcgatTGATTGGTGACCCGCCCTGAATTGGCGGCTCACTGATGACCTGCCCGGATCTTCCATTCACTGATGACCCGTTAGAGccaggtgactcattggtgacccggcaggcgggtcagaggaccgacaagacccggaggcccagaaggctcaaggcccagaaggccggcttatgttatgataggccggcttaagatgaaaggcataaggaatattcacCTATAAAGGAagtaagactaggactccacttgtaatagagtaatcctaatcctactaggactaatcatgtaacccgcccctccaacttatataagaaGGGCCAGGgcacccaagagggacaagtttcacAAGTTAGGTTAGACAGACAAGTCTacagctctcgagatagagcacccttgtaatcgtgatcatcatcatcaatatcaatgaagcaggatgtaggcttttacctccaccgtgaggggccgaacctgggtaaaacctcgcgtttCTCGTCCCACTCagcccctctcaagctatcacataggtgcgttggcctcacgactaagtcctgacactaaggacatctgccgtgacaattccacgacagtgttctaaataaaataaaaactttcaatATTGGTGTGCATGAGCCATAAATAAAATGAGCTCTACCATGTAAAAAAAGTCGACCTACCGGTATTAATCCGCCCCGCACACATAATACCTAATGTCTTGATTTTTAATTTGAACATATACGCTTTTAACTTTTAAGGTTGGCGTGCATGAACCACAAAAAAAAACTAAACAAAAAAAAGTTGACCTATCAGTACACCTAAGGAATTTCTGGCAAACAAGCTCAATTTTGAATCAACAATCTCACCAAGAGTTTTTATATTGTCACACGTCGGTCGTATTGCGTCATCAGTCGGCGACCATGCGACTAGGAGGGAGGAGGAACATAGGAGGAAGGAGAAGGGTTAATGAGAAGGGGATACATGAAGAGGGGGAGGAGAGAAGAGTTAGTGAGAAGGGGATGAAGGAAGAGGAGGAGTGAAGGGGCGGACCTCGACGACGATGGTCATGCTCGGTGTCTGTCTTACCAGTGAATCGACTCGATGTCATCACTATCGATGGCAGCGGATATCATTGTCAACGCGGTAGCGTAGTGAAAGATGCGGGCGGTAATGAACAGAAAAAGGAAAGAGGAGACCGTGGCAGCGGCATCGAAACGGGACAATATAAAAACGTATCCTAGTGTGACTTGTAACTACGTATCCTATTGTGGAAGACGTATTCCCAAGTTTCGCGTTTCCCTCgccggctcgaggaagaagacaaCATAACAGCTTGGTGTGCTTGGATCTGTAACCGTACTGCGTTTCCACTCCTTCACCGCTCGCCATAACTAATCGAGGGAAGGAAGGAAGCATCGAGCCGTTCCAATTCGCGTCCTCGTCTTCCCCGCCAgtccccccctccctcccccccaagaAGTGGTCAGCACAGggacgacgcggcggcggcggcggtgctggcgTCTGCGTTTGCTCGCTAGGCGAGAAGGCAATgacggcggcgggggtgggggcggaGGCCCAGATGGGGAAGGACAGGGACGTGGTGCGGCTGGAGCGCGAGTCGGTGATCCCCGTCATGAAGCCCAAGCTCATCATGAAGCTCGCTTACCTCATTGGTTTGTCTCTGACTCCCCCCTCTGTTATTCCGGTCGGGCGTTCGCCATGGGCGCTGTGCGTTTCTTGATTCCCTTTCGCCACAGAACGGATTTCACCGTACGGCGTTTGTTCAGTACTTGAACTTATTCCTAACTTTGAAGATTGGATTCTTTGCCTGTTCTGAAGGAAAGCACGAATATTGGTTTGACTGATCCATGTTTTACCTGTAATAAACTAGAAAGATTGTGCTCAAAGAAATCCTAATAACTGTAGGCATGTGTGCTTGTACATTTCATACCACCTACCTAACACACATACTAGCGGGGTCTTTCCTAATGTGGCTATCAAGTAGTACACCATGTTATGTGTTCACCTGTCTTAGTTTCTACATGCCGAAGCAAAGATATTGTTTCGGGTTTATGGGACTGTGCAACTGAAAGCAAACTCTGCTACCTGTTTCATGAAGAGCACGGAAACGACAGGGAGGAATTCCTGAAGCTCTGCAAGAGGGTGGAGTACACCATCAGAGCTTGGTATCATCTCCAGTTTGATGATATGATGGTGAGAACTTGGACGCCTTTGTAGAGACTTGTTCTTCATACATTTTCATGCATTTGCTGGTTCAGACTGATCTGTACAGCCATCTTAAAGAGCTGCTCATTTCTGGCAGTTCTTGAAATTGAAGCAGATTTGATGTATTCAGTATGTTAATCTTTGTACAGGAGCTGTATGCTCTCTTCGACCCTGTGCAGGGTGCCAAAAAACTGCAGCAGCAGAACTTCTCGTCCGAGGAAATCGATACACTCGAGCAGAACTTCCTGACCTATTTCTTTCAGGTATAGGACTTGTTTGGGAGAAAGCGTTACTAATATGTTATGTAGCGTTGCAGATTTAAGTGCCCAATTCGGTGCAGGTGATGGAAAAAAGCAATTTCAACATATTATCTGACGATGAGGTTGAACTTGCTCATTCTGGACAATACCTATTGAATCTTCCAATTAAAGTTGATGAAGCAAAGGTTAATGTCCACTCACTCCAGAATGCAGCTCCTTATCCAAAATTACTAGATTTCAGTGCCATTACATTTTTTGTTGTTTGCTGGTGCAGTTAGATAGCAAACTTTTGTCAAAGTATTTCAAGGAGCACCATCATGACAACCTACCTGAGTTCTGTGATAAGGTGAGAATGCTCTGGCTCTTATATGCAATACTGATGCACCCTCATTTTGAAACATATTCAGCTGGCTGTTCTTATATTCTGGCTGCATGCACTCACTGTTGTTTCATCAAATTATAGTTTTAAGAGATAATTGAAGGATAGGTTTTCATGTATTATTGATGTGGTACCCTAGACCTTTTCCTCTCTTAGTAGCCATGGCTCGGTTTTCCTCATATTATTCATATACAACTGATTGTTCTGCGTGCAAACCTTATACTTACCCAGCATAATCTTCTATGTTCCAGTACGTCATATTTCGGAGGGGCATAGGACTGGACCGCACTAGCGATTTTTTCTTCATGGAGAAAGTGGATATGGTCATAACTCGTACATGGCGATGGCTGTTACAGAAGACGAGGTATGCTATCCACCACTCATTTATTTTCCTTCAAAGTTTATCTTGCTCATTCCACAAGTTAGTTATTTTCATACTGTAATTTCAGACTGCAAAGGCTCTTCTTGAGAAAGAAAAAGGTCAAGCCAGTGATAGattccaagaaaaatgatgatctAGTTGGTGAAGGGGACGACAAGGAGCTATACATTGAACGTATACGACTTGAAACAATGAACTTGAGGTTTGTGCTGTTCTTACCCTGTTACACTATCACAATCCCAATAAGCTGCCATCTTTTCGTCTTCTATGCTCTCATACTTTCCTACTTTCATTGTAGCCTGCGCAATTTAATTGGCAAGGTTGCAATTCAGGAGCCTACATTTGAAGAGGTGATTGTCTTGTACAGGTAGAACTCATAATGATTTTGGTTTGAGGTTGTAGACAACAGTTTCTGGTGCCTTAGTTGTGAAATGGTCACTTGCATGATTCCTACAAACCACCATGCCCGAACTAATTTCTGATGGCACATGTTTGATTTCAGGAAGAAAAGCCCGAAGGGCCAGGATGATAGAGCAATTCAGGTTAAACACTTCAAAAATATTCCGATGGCAGATATGGAGTTGGTTCTGGTTAGTGCTGGACGATCTAcgttttctaaaaaaaaaagatGTGGTTATGTCCAAAAGTTTTTTCTTTGAGAACACATCTATACTCATTTATTCATCTGGACCTATGCTGAAGATAAATCATGGTATTTGCAGCCTGAGAAGAAAAACCCGAGCCTCACACCAATGGACTGGGTTCAGTTCATTGTTTCTGTTGTTATTGGGCTTGTAAGTCCAGTGAAATTGGTTTGACTTGATCCATTGATTTTGTTGTGTTTCATCAGTTGATGATTGCCTCTATCACATTACCCAGGTTACACTCGTCGGTTCACTCGAAATACCTAAAGCTGATTTCTGGGTTGTGATTGCCATCCTTTCTGCTCTGGCTGGATATTGTGCTAAGATCTATTTCTCGTGAGTCCCACTCGATGTATTATTTGACAGGGTATTCATGCCGTCAGTAATTTGGATTATTTGTGTATGACCTAACCAGGAGcccttttttttgttcttttgacCTGCTAGGATTACTGTAGAACAGTCACAAAATGTGATTTTGCTTCCTTAATTCTTTTAGCCCTTCTTAATTAGGACACTCATGTATTGCTTTCCGGGTTGATGGAATTTACCTTTGCTGCAGGTTTCAAAAGAACATGGCAACCTATCAAAACCTAATCACTCAGTCAATGTATGACAAACAACTAGATAGTGGGAAAGGCACACTTCTGCACCTCTGTGATGATGTGATTCAACAGGAAGTAGGTCCTAAGAATCAGCAAAATAGAGGCTTGTGTTCATAGGAAATTTCAACTCACAATTTATTTACATATTTGCGATTTCTGATGTTCAGATCAAGGAGGTCATAATCGCATACTATATATTGATGGAAAATGGAAAGGCTACTATTGAGGTATGTCAGATCTTTTGCTACTTCAAACCACTATTTTTCTTCTTAAGTTATATTATGCTTTGTTAAGTTAGAATGTTCTTTGTTTCCCAACATGTTAGGATCTTGATTTGCAATGCGAGGAGCTAATCCAGGAAGAGTTTGGTTTGCAATGTAATTTTGAGGTGATGGATGCTGTTCAAAAGTTAGAGAGATTTGGTATTGTTACAAGAGTGAGTTCTTGCAGCCTTTTCTTGTATTGCTTCATACTTGCATTGGCAGTCATATGAAAGGTTCTTACAATCATAATTTGCAGATTTTGCACTAAAACATTGACAGAATCCAAAAGTTTTTTATGGCATTACCCATCATATTGTTATCCCTTTTATCTTTTTTCATATTAATAAACTCGATGGTGTATTCAGGATTCTATAGGAAGAATTGTTTGCGTTCCTCTAAAGCGATCCAATGAGATCATTGGTGCTACTACCGAGGAGCTGGTTATGAAAGCCAGACAAAGCTAGTCAACTCAGTTTGAACCAGGTAATCTTCTTGTAAACTCTTGACCAGCTGTTCGCATTCTAATGTTTCTGGATTACTCCAAGAAGTGCTGACATGCTGACACTAATTTGTTTCATTTCAAGGGGGCAAGTACATCCTGGCTGGAAGCGGAATAGTTCTCCTACGGGAGTCGAGGAGAGACGCGGCTGTGATTTGGTCATAGATTCTTCTGTATTATGTAGTATTTTAAGTGCGGTGAAGAATTATTTTTGCGTAGAAGTGTGGTGTAAGAAGTTTTTTCTTTTGCGTGGAAGTGTGTTGTAAGAATTTTAAATCTCCCTCTGGAACAAATGCGGAGAAATGTTCAAGGAATTGCTCTGTTTGTACATTGGTCAAGTTAATAATGAAAAGAATTCCCTGCGTTGCTTTGGCTGGATCTGTTCGGCTCCACATAAAGACCCGCTGTGCTATTTTCCTTCCCCTTATGTGCAAACATAAACCCCTGTGAGGATGCAGTAATTTAGCAGGCAGTCGACGACCAGAAGACTGCAGTCATGTAACAGTTTCTGTGAGTTGATTACTGGTGAGTTTACATTCGTCTAATTTGCAGATTtcaaggaaaaggagaaagaaagACGGCAGAATTTTCTGGACGGTACATGTCCAAACCATATCCACTTGCCCTTGTCTGTTTGCAGGGAGGTACATGTGCAGGAGAAACAAGCGAAGAGGGTGTGGAGAAGAGGGGGCACAGCGTCTGGGGGTGAGATaatgagcagcagcagcagcagcttggcGTCCACCATTTCTGCAGCAGCCACTGCTGCTCGTCCTCGCCATGGCGCGGTGAAGCAGCAGCTGAGCGCTAGGGTGAAGCCACACCAGAAGCATGCTGCAGGCTGCTGGGAGAGCagtggcagcggcagcagcagggcTGTGGTGGCGAGGGCTGGGCCCGGGCCGCTGACGGAGATTGAGCCGGACCTGCAGGAGGACCCCATCGACAAGTGGCGCACCAACGGCGTCCTCCCGGTCTGGAGCGATTTCCTTGGTTTTCTTGTTCTTGCTGCTGTGTTGTCTGAGGAATTGGGATGACGCTGCAGTGAAATTGTTTTGCAGGAGGACTTTGTGTATGGAGTGTATGACGGCCACCACACCTATGATGAAGGCCAAGGTCTCTTATCTTGTGTATTATCTTGTATACAGAACAAATTATATGCATGCGTTTCTTTAGCTAAAAGTTGTGCTGATTCTAATGTGATGTGGTGAAACCAATCATTCAACTGAAGAAAAGAAGGGCTTCTGGGAGGATGTCTCTGAGTGGTACCAAGAAGCTGAGCCTCCTCAGGGCTTCCAAGGTACACTCACTCATGGTGCCTTTTGCTATCTGGAAACAGTATACATGTCCTTGAATCTTTCTCATTAGCATCAATGGCAATCTCTTGCAGCACTCATCTCCTGGGCATTCCCTCCCGCAGTCATCCTCGGAATGGCTTTCGATGTGCCGGTACGGATCGAGTAGTTCCATTAACCCCTATTCCTCCTATTTACATGCATCATCTATCTGTCTTGGGCTTACTGAACGGAGGAAGACTCATGGTCTATTTGTGTCACTAGGGGGAGTACCTTTACATTGGGGCAGCTATCTTCATCGTCGTGTTCTGCGTCATCGAGATGGACAAGCCGGACAAACCGCACAACTTTGAGCCGGAGATCTACATGATGGAGAGGTCCAAGCGCGACAAGCTCATCGCGGACTACAACTCCATGGACATCTGGGACTTCAACGAGAAGTACGGCGAGCTCTGGGACTTCACCGTCAACAGAGATGACCTCATCCAACCATAGGTGCCATTCAGAAATGGTGGTCGCGTTGGCTAGATTCAGAAATGGAGGCCAGTTCAGATGACATGTATGATAGTGATATAAGCACTCTCTAAGGAAATCAGGGATGGCATAGCTCCAAGAAAAGGATCTTCAAATAAAGCATCCTTGTAAAAAATGCAGAGCAAATTGTCAGAAAACACTATGCTACTAAGGATGGCAAATGTCTAAAATTGTAGAGATATATAAAGTTGCCTGTTTGGCACTACCCTCTCGATGTTACAAAAGTCTAGCAAAAAAGAATTGTCATTCTTTTTTGTACAAGTTGAAACCCTATGTCGAATAACGAAGAAAATAAACCAAGGGTGAAAAGGGAAGCCTAACAGCTCCTCCTTTTTTGTACACTTGAGTTGCACAGCTGATGATGAGCTGGCTCGCTATGACAAGAAACTAATGGGGCAAAATTGGAGCTAGAATAGCTAATCTATAACCCTGAAAGAGGAAACTAGCTTAGCCTTTGAAATGCTATAACTTTCCATTCTTCTTCATCTTGGTGATGTGAAGAGCTGGCTGCCTAGGGTCACAGTTGTGTCGCCCACTGGCATGGCTGTCGTCCTCCTGATCTCCTGCTCGCGTATCCGGTGTATCTCGGCTTCCACCAGGCTCATCGACGGACGATCCTCGCTTGTCGGGTTCACGCACCGCGATGCCAAGCGCAACAATTCCTTCATGCCTTGTGGGGTAAAGCCACTGGTCATTCTCCTATCTGCTATTGCAGAGATTTCACTTGATTCTTGAAAGTTCCGAACCTGCATATCAGAGATGGATAGTAAGCAAACTGAAACCTTGGCTCTGGTATGATGATAGATATTATGAGAATAATATGGAAAAGAGGAATTGAACAATCATCAGGAATCGGTAGAATTTACCCATTCAATAATGCCTTGATCAGACGCAGCCGTCCTTCCACTGATCAACTCCACAAGGAACACACCAAAACTGTATACATCACTTTGTATGGAAAAAATCATGGACTCCTTCCCCCTGGTCATGCAACAAATCTCCATTAAAAACAGACACGGGATGCCGATAAATTTGCTACTATCACAGGCAGCACACTGAAAGCATATAGTTTGTACTATTCACTAATGGAAGTCAAGGGATGTAATTAACAACTTTTAAGTTTTAACCCCCCCAAAGAAGAAGCTCAGTCATTACCGAGGATCAACGAATGGATCATTGAATATCATCGAAGGCGGGCCAGCATTGCCTAGTCGATCAAGTAGGCCTCGGATGCCAGTATCAGCAACTTTTGGTAAGAAATCCGCATCCACCAGGACATTAGCAGTTTTGAAGTTCATGTGAACAGCAGGAGGGGTCATGGAATGCAGGTGACTCAGGCCTGAGTAACAGTAACAGGAAAGGTCATTATATTAAgattcattgcataactattgtgACTGAAAATGAGGCAATCCATAAGAGAATAAGCTTCTGCCAATAAAGGAAATTAGGAGTTGGTGCCGATGTATACTTACCCTTAGCGGTTCCATGAGCAATAGCAAGTCTCTGCTTGAATTCTAGCCTCACAGTTGGAGAATTGCCGTTGCCTGTAGAGGGATGGCAGAAAGATAGATAAAATTAGCACTTCTGATGCTCTTCTTGTACATCAGAACTATAAATAGGAAATACACAATGGAAAAATCACCATGCAAATGCGCAGAAATGCTGCCATTGGGGACATACTGATAAACAAGCATCTGCATGCCATTGTCCTGGCAATACCCCAAGAGATTTACAAGGTTGGGATGACGACGGATAGACGACAGGTAATTAACCTGGGGAGAAAAGGCCAACAACAACCATGAGTTCATGTATTGGTTTTGATCTCAGGAAGCAAGGTTTTGATTTCTTACAACATGCCACTACTCTAGGAGAAAATTTTGGCACCTCATGGAGAAATTCCTGGCTAGGAGGAGAATGCCGCCTTTTAACCGCTATAATTGTGCCATCCTGGAGCAAACCGTTGTATACCTCTCCGAACATTCCATGTCCGACGAGATTCGAGCTGCTGAAGTTATTTGTAGCAGACCTTAGTTCCTCCAGTGTCATACATCTTGCTCCTTGCATGTCTAGAGTACATAATAAAAGCAGTCTGTTAAGCTAAAATGCTAATTTGACACTAGCTGAAAAACACTGAAATTAAAAGCCCCTCGAATACTAATTTGAGCGGTACCTGGAAGAGCTTGACCGGACGAATTACTCTCTGAAGAATCTGAATTCCGTCTGCCGTGCCGTAGGCATAGCACTACAATGAGTGTGATGGCACCAACTAATGCCAAACCTCCTGCAGCTCCTCCTAGAGCTACTGCAAGAATGTCTGACATCTAGTATGCAATCTCCTCCTTCAGAATAGGATAGTAACTTTTGTAGCAGCGGCGATGCAGACAGATATAACCTAAATATTAGTACATTTTAATTTTTCTGGACTTAACATTGAAGTAGCAATAACAGTAACCGACAGATTGCTGAATCGACAGCGCAGCAATACAAAGCAAACTAAACAGTTGCAGAATACAAAATGGAGCATATGTGCCATATATGGATGGACCGGTTAAATGAGAGATGAATGTGAGCAGTTGTAAACTAGGAAAGCGCATTCCGCCAATGACGTAAGCAGCACGGGCCAAGCAATTATTAGTGCATAAAACAGAGAAAGGACAACTAAGTTATCTTTTGTTTTGCGGGGGACAACTAAGTTATCAGATGGAACAATGCAAACATGTTGACATTCAGAACTGAATATTGAGTGGCCTGGCAGTTCGCTCATTTTTGCCATTTATCGCATTCCTTTTATTTCCTAGATAACGTGCACGACCGTTGCAAT
Coding sequences within:
- the LOC123075316 gene encoding uncharacterized protein, producing MTAAGVGAEAQMGKDRDVVRLERESVIPVMKPKLIMKLAYLIEHGNDREEFLKLCKRVEYTIRAWYHLQFDDMMELYALFDPVQGAKKLQQQNFSSEEIDTLEQNFLTYFFQVMEKSNFNILSDDEVELAHSGQYLLNLPIKVDEAKLDSKLLSKYFKEHHHDNLPEFCDKYVIFRRGIGLDRTSDFFFMEKVDMVITRTWRWLLQKTRLQRLFLRKKKVKPVIDSKKNDDLVGEGDDKELYIERIRLETMNLSLRNLIGKVAIQEPTFEEVIVLYRKKSPKGQDDRAIQVKHFKNIPMADMELVLPEKKNPSLTPMDWVQFIVSVVIGLVTLVGSLEIPKADFWVVIAILSALAGYCAKIYFSFQKNMATYQNLITQSMYDKQLDSGKGTLLHLCDDVIQQEIKEVIIAYYILMENGKATIEDLDLQCEELIQEEFGLQCNFEVMDAVQKLERFGIVTRDSIGRIVCVPLKRSNEIIGATTEELVMKARQS
- the LOC123080396 gene encoding photosynthetic NDH subunit of subcomplex B 5, chloroplastic, with translation MSSSSSSLASTISAAATAARPRHGAVKQQLSARVKPHQKHAAGCWESSGSGSSRAVVARAGPGPLTEIEPDLQEDPIDKWRTNGVLPEDFVYGVYDGHHTYDEGQEKKGFWEDVSEWYQEAEPPQGFQALISWAFPPAVILGMAFDVPGEYLYIGAAIFIVVFCVIEMDKPDKPHNFEPEIYMMERSKRDKLIADYNSMDIWDFNEKYGELWDFTVNRDDLIQP
- the LOC123080395 gene encoding serine/threonine-protein kinase-like protein ACR4 — translated: MSDILAVALGGAAGGLALVGAITLIVVLCLRHGRRNSDSSESNSSGQALPDMQGARCMTLEELRSATNNFSSSNLVGHGMFGEVYNGLLQDGTIIAVKRRHSPPSQEFLHEVNYLSSIRRHPNLVNLLGYCQDNGMQMLVYQYVPNGSISAHLHGNGNSPTVRLEFKQRLAIAHGTAKGLSHLHSMTPPAVHMNFKTANVLVDADFLPKVADTGIRGLLDRLGNAGPPSMIFNDPFVDPRGKESMIFSIQSDVYSFGVFLVELISGRTAASDQGIIEWVRNFQESSEISAIADRRMTSGFTPQGMKELLRLASRCVNPTSEDRPSMSLVEAEIHRIREQEIRRTTAMPVGDTTVTLGSQLFTSPR